In Synechococcus sp. PCC 6312, one genomic interval encodes:
- a CDS encoding IctB family putative bicarbonate transporter, with product MTLWQQITLGTIPWSQWRQKSLLGQWMGLIQAWQRGSVLWPWVQGLGGVLAGLILILAPFVPSGMIGVVLFAGVLFWGLWTVSTAPENRFTPIHSLVALYWSIAVVATAFSPVKAAAFQGLIKLSLYMGFFALAERVMRSPKWRSGLITIYLLTALVVSIYGVRQWIFGADALATWTDPQSELANTTRVYSYLGNPNLLAGYLLPAIPLSLASIFAWRGWLPKLLGGVMLGLSTSSLIFTFSRGGWLGLVVSLGTLSLLLLYWLLPRLPRFWQFWAFPALLGGLAVLVVAAMILVPAIRGRVLSIFAERNDSSNNFRINVWAAVQDMIRDRPILGIGPGNEAFNKVYPLYQRPGYTALSAYSIFLELLVEAGTIGFAAFVWFLLTTLTQAWQTLNHLRKMRHPDGFWLMAALATMLGMLTHGLVDTIWYRPEVATLWWLMIAVVASYPAFSQPQPLTNPDSEV from the coding sequence ATGACCCTCTGGCAACAGATTACCCTCGGTACCATTCCCTGGTCACAGTGGCGACAAAAAAGTCTGTTGGGGCAGTGGATGGGACTGATCCAGGCCTGGCAGCGGGGGAGTGTTTTATGGCCCTGGGTGCAGGGATTAGGGGGGGTACTGGCTGGCCTGATTTTAATTCTGGCCCCCTTTGTCCCCAGTGGGATGATCGGTGTTGTCCTCTTCGCCGGGGTGCTGTTTTGGGGCCTGTGGACAGTCAGCACTGCGCCGGAAAACCGCTTTACCCCGATTCATTCCTTGGTGGCTCTCTACTGGTCTATTGCTGTTGTTGCCACAGCATTTTCCCCCGTCAAGGCTGCCGCTTTTCAAGGACTGATCAAACTGAGTCTCTATATGGGCTTTTTTGCCTTAGCCGAACGGGTCATGCGCTCTCCCAAATGGCGGTCGGGGTTGATCACGATCTATCTCTTAACCGCGTTGGTTGTCAGCATTTATGGAGTTAGGCAATGGATCTTTGGGGCCGATGCCTTAGCCACTTGGACAGACCCCCAATCTGAATTGGCCAACACCACGCGGGTTTATAGCTACCTGGGCAATCCTAACCTCCTAGCTGGGTATTTATTACCCGCGATTCCCCTCAGTTTGGCCTCAATATTTGCTTGGCGGGGCTGGCTTCCAAAGCTCTTGGGGGGGGTGATGTTGGGGCTGAGTACCAGTAGTTTGATTTTTACCTTTAGTCGCGGTGGTTGGCTGGGCCTGGTGGTTAGTTTGGGCACGCTCTCTCTGTTGTTGCTCTACTGGTTGTTACCCCGCCTGCCTCGCTTTTGGCAATTTTGGGCCTTTCCGGCTTTGTTGGGGGGCCTGGCAGTGTTGGTTGTGGCCGCAATGATTCTCGTGCCAGCCATTCGGGGACGAGTCTTAAGTATTTTTGCCGAGCGCAATGACAGTAGTAACAATTTTCGGATCAATGTTTGGGCCGCTGTTCAGGACATGATCCGTGACCGCCCAATTTTGGGGATCGGCCCCGGAAATGAGGCATTTAACAAGGTTTATCCCCTCTATCAACGGCCGGGCTATACCGCCTTGAGTGCTTATTCGATTTTTTTAGAACTCCTCGTGGAGGCTGGGACGATTGGGTTTGCGGCTTTTGTCTGGTTTTTACTCACAACCTTGACCCAGGCCTGGCAGACCCTCAATCATCTGCGGAAGATGCGTCATCCCGATGGCTTTTGGCTGATGGCGGCCTTGGCAACCATGTTGGGGATGTTGACCCATGGCCTGGTGGATACAATTTGGTATCGCCCGGAAGTCGCGACCCTCTGGTGGTTGATGATTGCCGTGGTGGCCAGTTATCCAGCCTTTTCCCAGCCCCAGCCCCTGACGAATCCTGATTCAGAAGTTTGA
- a CDS encoding serine kinase of the HPr protein, regulates carbohydrate metabolism, whose amino-acid sequence MKKFNGAIEATALIEGFNQAWTIAVAEYHQTTIVLAGRPVRLRVVGTLLNKKLLTVWQHLTLGADTNQTADLEILLWDHSLMSRTEDAHINLPDSLGASIEISINNRYVLSRQQGLTTLLDREKSRLIGYLCANKALSFRAQARPLEQLLRLWHRDLGINVIHAAMVAKNNQGVLLAGPSGAGKSTSALACLRAGFTYLGDDQVGLEAANSQTYLGHSLYNSILLNQDSLDKFPDLIDYAMIDRDQEESKNLIILSQIHQSLIVKFALIKVIILPRVSQESVTYLSPAKQSQALMQMLPNCLTLYPSWHREDFNTLATLIKDIPAYWLNLGGNPVDIAKCIHEAILKN is encoded by the coding sequence GTGAAAAAATTCAACGGTGCAATTGAGGCTACAGCACTTATTGAAGGGTTTAACCAGGCCTGGACAATTGCTGTAGCGGAGTATCATCAAACTACGATAGTTTTAGCTGGACGACCTGTACGCCTACGGGTAGTTGGGACTCTGTTGAACAAAAAATTGTTAACAGTCTGGCAACACCTGACTTTAGGAGCCGATACAAATCAAACTGCTGACTTAGAAATCCTGCTTTGGGATCATTCTCTAATGAGTAGAACTGAGGATGCCCATATTAATCTACCGGATAGCCTCGGAGCTAGCATCGAAATTTCCATTAACAACCGTTATGTCCTGTCTCGACAACAAGGGTTAACCACCCTTTTAGATCGGGAGAAATCGCGCTTAATTGGATATTTGTGTGCTAACAAAGCCCTATCATTTCGTGCTCAAGCCCGTCCTCTGGAACAATTGTTAAGACTTTGGCATCGAGATTTGGGGATTAATGTGATTCACGCCGCAATGGTAGCAAAAAATAATCAGGGAGTCCTACTTGCCGGTCCCAGTGGTGCAGGAAAATCAACCTCCGCCTTGGCCTGTCTAAGGGCTGGATTTACCTACTTAGGAGATGATCAAGTTGGCCTGGAAGCCGCTAATAGTCAGACTTATCTTGGTCATAGCCTCTATAACTCAATTCTGCTAAATCAAGATAGTTTAGATAAATTTCCAGATCTGATTGATTATGCCATGATCGATCGAGATCAAGAAGAATCGAAAAACTTAATCATTCTATCTCAAATCCATCAATCTCTTATTGTGAAATTCGCACTGATTAAAGTTATTATTTTGCCTCGGGTGAGTCAAGAATCAGTCACTTACCTCAGTCCGGCCAAGCAGTCTCAAGCTCTGATGCAAATGTTGCCTAACTGCCTAACCTTATATCCAAGTTGGCATCGCGAGGACTTTAATACATTGGCAACACTCATTAAAGATATACCTGCTTATTGGTTAAATTTAGGCGGAAATCCAGTGGATATTGCTAAGTGTATTCATGAAGCAATACTCAAAAATTAA
- a CDS encoding glycosyltransferase family 4 protein, giving the protein MNPKILFWTQLFWPYIGGVEVLSSHFLRAIKCLGYDIIVVTSHGSLSLPNQEDWEGITIHRFPFLRTLETRDIATIFAIKQRLIALKQQFQPDLIHINLSDPSLFFHLSTAPAIPTLISAKISFGRTPLASDTLLYKALKSAHWVTANSQAILTELHQLFPPLVKKTSLIYNGLKIPLLAPTPLIATPPKLLCLGRVVPEKGFDLAIHALRKVIQAHPDTRLMIAGDGPHRPALERQVTLLGLTDRVEFLGWIRPDDVPALINCSTLVLMPSRWEEAFGLVALEAALQARPVIASRVGGLPEVVMDGEGGIVVEKNNPQALATAICTLLSNLPQAKMMGERARTRAAEIFGWERYVSAYDALYRKLCSS; this is encoded by the coding sequence ATGAATCCCAAAATCCTTTTTTGGACTCAGTTATTCTGGCCTTACATTGGTGGTGTTGAAGTTCTCAGTTCACATTTTTTGAGAGCAATAAAGTGCTTAGGGTATGACATTATAGTTGTTACATCCCATGGAAGCCTAAGTTTACCCAATCAAGAGGACTGGGAAGGGATCACGATTCATAGATTCCCTTTTTTAAGGACTCTGGAAACCAGAGATATTGCTACTATCTTTGCGATCAAACAGCGGCTGATCGCATTAAAGCAGCAATTCCAGCCTGATCTAATCCATATTAACTTAAGTGACCCCAGTCTTTTCTTTCATTTATCCACTGCGCCGGCGATTCCCACGCTAATTTCAGCCAAAATTTCTTTTGGGCGCACACCCTTGGCATCTGATACGCTTCTCTATAAAGCCCTAAAATCTGCTCATTGGGTTACGGCTAATTCCCAGGCCATTTTGACGGAATTACACCAGCTATTTCCGCCTCTGGTCAAAAAAACTTCTCTTATTTACAATGGCTTGAAAATACCTCTACTCGCACCTACACCCCTGATTGCCACTCCCCCAAAACTCCTCTGCTTGGGCCGAGTAGTTCCAGAAAAGGGATTTGATTTAGCGATTCATGCGCTGAGAAAGGTAATTCAAGCCCATCCCGACACTCGTTTAATGATTGCTGGAGATGGCCCCCACCGCCCGGCCCTAGAACGTCAAGTTACTCTGCTTGGGCTAACAGATCGGGTCGAGTTTCTTGGTTGGATTAGGCCGGATGATGTGCCTGCTTTGATCAATTGCTCTACCTTAGTGCTGATGCCATCACGCTGGGAAGAGGCTTTTGGGTTAGTTGCGTTAGAAGCAGCCCTCCAGGCCAGGCCTGTGATTGCCAGTCGTGTAGGGGGATTACCTGAAGTTGTTATGGATGGTGAGGGAGGTATTGTTGTCGAAAAGAATAATCCCCAGGCTTTGGCTACAGCTATTTGTACTCTTCTTAGTAATTTGCCCCAGGCAAAAATGATGGGAGAGCGAGCCAGAACTAGGGCGGCAGAAATCTTTGGTTGGGAACGCTATGTCTCGGCCTATGATGCACTGTATCGTAAGCTTTGTTCATCTTAA
- a CDS encoding NAD+ synthase, whose translation MSITLALAQLNPIIGDLEGNAQKILAAAQASQQQGANILITSELALCGYPPRDLLLDRSFGQACEKTLHTLSRELPPTLTAIIGTIAPNPDANIGAKPLLNVGVVIQNREIIYQFAKRLLPTYDVFDEDRYFASGNQINILTFQQGDEIIRLGLTICEDIWNDEEFLGKRLYPANPIAELASAAAQLIINLSASPFTLSKPSFRQALLAHTVQRYGCPVIYVNQVGGNDDLIFDGHSFALNHQAQLVAQAPGFQTSLDYVTWSQGKLSGISQILPNSLGDDHQQTWAALVLGIQDYAEKCGFRQAVIGLSGGIDSALVAALATAALGSENVLGILMPSPYSSDHSLTDAHQLVANLGIAQQTIPIANLMQGYDQALGELFANTQPGIAEENIQARIRGNLLMAVANKFGYLVISTGNKSELAVGYCTLYGDMSGGLAAIADVPKTLVYDLCHWLNHQAQAGHTASNFPFMTPEVIPTHILAKPPSAELKPGQLDQDSLPAYEILDDILQRFIDHHQSTAEIIAAGHAPAIVIQVQQMVTRAEFKRHQAAPGLKITSRAFGTGWRMPIAAKRKFAL comes from the coding sequence ATGTCTATTACCTTGGCATTAGCACAGTTAAACCCAATTATTGGGGACTTGGAGGGGAATGCCCAAAAAATCCTAGCCGCCGCCCAGGCCAGTCAGCAACAGGGAGCCAATATTCTCATTACCTCAGAACTGGCCCTCTGTGGATATCCACCCCGAGACTTGCTGTTAGACCGCAGTTTCGGCCAGGCCTGCGAAAAAACCCTCCATACCCTTAGCCGAGAACTTCCCCCAACCCTCACTGCAATCATCGGCACTATCGCCCCCAATCCAGATGCCAACATTGGTGCAAAACCGCTGTTAAATGTCGGCGTAGTCATTCAAAACCGTGAGATCATCTATCAATTTGCCAAACGCCTGCTCCCCACCTACGACGTATTTGATGAAGATCGCTACTTTGCCAGTGGCAACCAAATCAACATCTTGACCTTCCAACAGGGAGATGAAATCATCCGCCTGGGTCTGACCATTTGCGAAGATATTTGGAACGATGAGGAATTTTTAGGGAAACGACTGTATCCCGCCAACCCAATTGCAGAATTAGCCAGTGCCGCAGCCCAACTGATCATCAATCTTTCGGCCTCTCCCTTTACCCTCTCTAAGCCCAGTTTCCGCCAGGCCCTTTTAGCCCATACCGTTCAGCGTTATGGTTGCCCAGTGATCTATGTTAATCAAGTGGGGGGCAATGATGATTTGATTTTTGACGGCCATAGCTTTGCCCTGAATCACCAGGCCCAGCTTGTGGCCCAGGCTCCCGGCTTTCAGACCAGTTTGGATTACGTTACTTGGTCACAGGGAAAGCTATCAGGAATCAGTCAAATCTTACCCAATTCCCTGGGGGATGACCATCAGCAAACTTGGGCCGCCCTCGTTTTAGGGATTCAAGACTATGCCGAAAAATGTGGCTTTAGGCAGGCTGTCATTGGTCTGAGTGGGGGGATTGACTCCGCTTTGGTGGCGGCTTTAGCAACGGCGGCGTTAGGGTCTGAAAATGTCCTTGGTATTCTGATGCCCTCGCCCTACAGTTCTGATCATTCTCTCACCGATGCTCACCAACTCGTTGCCAATTTAGGAATTGCCCAGCAAACCATTCCCATTGCCAATCTGATGCAAGGATATGACCAGGCCTTGGGGGAGTTATTTGCCAATACTCAACCCGGAATTGCGGAAGAAAACATCCAAGCTCGGATTCGTGGGAATTTACTGATGGCCGTGGCAAACAAATTTGGCTATTTGGTCATTTCTACGGGCAACAAATCTGAACTAGCAGTGGGCTACTGTACTCTCTATGGCGATATGAGTGGGGGCCTGGCAGCCATTGCCGATGTGCCTAAAACCCTGGTCTATGATCTTTGCCACTGGTTAAACCATCAAGCCCAGGCTGGACATACTGCCTCAAACTTTCCCTTTATGACACCTGAAGTGATCCCCACCCATATCTTGGCCAAACCTCCCAGTGCCGAACTTAAACCTGGCCAACTGGATCAAGATTCCCTGCCAGCCTATGAAATTTTGGATGACATTCTCCAGCGGTTCATCGATCACCATCAATCTACGGCAGAAATTATTGCAGCGGGCCATGCCCCAGCCATTGTGATCCAGGTTCAGCAAATGGTGACTCGGGCCGAATTTAAGCGCCATCAAGCCGCCCCAGGCCTGAAAATTACCAGTCGCGCCTTTGGAACGGGTTGGCGAATGCCCATTGCGGCTAAACGTAAATTTGCTCTCTAA
- the rpsT gene encoding 30S ribosomal protein S20 — protein MANIKSAIKRVEIAERNRLENKAYKSVVKTMTKHYLQAVQTYTSEPTPEALATAQAKMSVTFSKIDKAVKRGVIHRNTGARKKARLARVLNKVTAPA, from the coding sequence GTGGCTAATATCAAATCTGCCATCAAGCGTGTCGAAATTGCCGAGCGCAACCGTCTGGAAAATAAAGCCTACAAATCGGTTGTGAAAACCATGACCAAGCATTACCTCCAGGCCGTGCAAACCTACACGAGCGAACCGACCCCAGAGGCCCTAGCGACCGCTCAAGCTAAAATGTCTGTGACCTTCAGCAAAATTGATAAGGCGGTCAAGCGAGGCGTTATCCATCGTAATACTGGGGCCCGGAAAAAAGCCCGTTTGGCCCGTGTACTCAATAAAGTAACGGCACCGGCTTAG
- a CDS encoding glycosyltransferase family 4 protein produces the protein MKILFFSAHFWPYIGGGQIMGAQLVKGLQRKGHEVTVVTAHDTLALPDEEKFFEVPIYRFRFWHAVRDRNAKLIFQLRQDLYDLKKSLAPDLVHMSSVSPIDLFHWHTVRAAPVPTLLTIQGSIPTWGSGTESIAIQTLNSADWICACSTATLDEAIRLSPTIQSRISIIHNGKEPTDIAPAPLPSDPPHIMCIGRLEEEKGFDLAITAFARVLKIFPNSRLTLIGDGSKRKELATQTEKLGISEQVFFRGWVAPEQIPDLMNRATIVLVPSRREAFGLVALEAALLARPVIASAVGGLPEVIVNRESGILVPIENSQTLAQAVIDLLQQPETMIRLGKFARQHAIDHFSFDRYLENHVILYKKLIK, from the coding sequence ATGAAAATCCTCTTTTTTAGTGCCCACTTTTGGCCTTATATCGGTGGTGGTCAAATTATGGGTGCTCAGTTAGTTAAAGGATTACAAAGAAAAGGCCATGAGGTCACGGTCGTTACAGCCCATGATACGTTGGCACTACCCGATGAAGAAAAGTTTTTTGAAGTTCCCATATATCGCTTTAGGTTTTGGCACGCGGTAAGAGACCGTAATGCCAAGCTAATTTTTCAGCTCCGGCAAGACCTTTATGATTTGAAAAAGTCTCTGGCCCCTGATTTAGTTCACATGAGTAGCGTTTCACCAATAGACTTATTTCATTGGCATACAGTCAGAGCCGCCCCAGTACCAACCCTCCTCACCATTCAAGGATCAATTCCAACATGGGGTTCAGGAACGGAAAGTATTGCGATTCAAACACTCAATAGTGCTGACTGGATTTGCGCTTGTTCTACTGCAACTTTGGATGAGGCTATTCGCTTAAGTCCTACGATTCAATCTCGTATATCTATCATTCATAATGGCAAAGAACCAACGGATATCGCTCCTGCTCCCCTACCCAGCGATCCACCCCACATCATGTGTATTGGGCGCTTAGAGGAAGAAAAAGGATTTGATCTCGCCATTACTGCCTTTGCTAGAGTTTTAAAAATCTTCCCTAATAGTCGTCTTACGCTAATTGGAGATGGAAGCAAACGAAAAGAATTAGCCACTCAGACCGAAAAGTTAGGAATCTCCGAACAAGTTTTTTTTAGAGGTTGGGTCGCCCCTGAACAGATACCTGACTTAATGAACCGTGCAACTATTGTGTTGGTTCCCTCTCGGCGTGAGGCCTTTGGCCTGGTAGCCTTGGAAGCAGCCTTGTTAGCTCGCCCAGTTATTGCCAGTGCTGTAGGTGGTTTACCCGAAGTCATAGTAAATAGAGAAAGTGGAATTTTAGTTCCAATAGAAAATAGCCAGACTCTAGCCCAAGCCGTAATAGACTTACTTCAACAGCCTGAAACAATGATCCGCCTGGGTAAATTTGCCCGCCAACACGCTATCGATCATTTTAGTTTTGATCGTTATCTAGAAAACCATGTTATTTTATATAAGAAACTAATCAAGTAA
- a CDS encoding PqqD family protein, producing the protein MSILLKQLTSNQSEIAAQVLDGELIIINLSDGVYYSMDEIGADVWVLLEQGYSLSAISQTLSVAYNIPQNTIEDDLQALGQQLISENLVRVSEQDLSTQSSLPQLETIRDSYRSPILNIYRDMADMLALDPPMPDLKEVPWK; encoded by the coding sequence ATGTCAATTCTATTGAAACAACTTACATCCAATCAGTCCGAAATCGCGGCACAAGTCTTAGATGGTGAGTTGATTATTATTAATTTATCAGACGGTGTCTATTACAGCATGGATGAAATTGGTGCAGACGTTTGGGTTTTGTTAGAGCAAGGTTACAGTTTATCGGCAATTAGTCAAACTCTCAGTGTGGCTTATAACATCCCCCAAAATACTATCGAAGATGATCTACAAGCCCTAGGTCAACAACTGATTTCAGAAAACCTAGTAAGAGTATCAGAACAAGATTTATCTACACAATCTAGCCTGCCTCAATTAGAGACCATTCGAGACTCTTATCGCTCGCCCATCCTAAATATTTATCGAGATATGGCTGATATGCTGGCACTGGATCCACCGATGCCTGATCTTAAAGAAGTTCCTTGGAAATAG
- a CDS encoding TatD family hydrolase, which translates to MLPPLVDTHVHLNFDVFTPDLAEIAQHWRDAGVVALVHSCVEPSEFTAIQAIAQQFPEVYFAVGLHPLDAAQWQPDYQSHIHELARSDSKVVAIGEMGLDFFKADNIETQTRVFWSQLEIAQALDLPVIIHCRDAAATMRDLLEKFWQTQGAVRGVMHCWGGTPEETQWFLDLGFYISFSGTVTFKNAHGIKAAAQIVPVDRLLIETDCPFLAPVPKRGEKRNEPSYVQYVAQHVSELRNISVMDLGQQTTQNAAKLFGLAIREQIYV; encoded by the coding sequence ATGTTACCGCCATTGGTTGATACCCATGTTCACCTCAATTTTGACGTATTTACTCCCGATTTAGCGGAAATTGCCCAGCACTGGCGCGATGCCGGAGTCGTTGCCCTCGTTCATTCCTGTGTTGAACCCAGTGAATTTACTGCAATCCAGGCCATTGCCCAGCAGTTTCCCGAAGTTTATTTTGCGGTCGGCTTACATCCCCTTGATGCAGCTCAGTGGCAACCCGATTATCAAAGCCATATTCACGAGCTAGCCCGTTCCGATTCGAAAGTGGTGGCCATTGGTGAGATGGGCCTGGATTTTTTCAAAGCCGATAATATCGAGACGCAAACCAGGGTCTTTTGGAGTCAACTGGAAATTGCCCAAGCCCTGGATTTACCGGTGATTATTCACTGTCGGGACGCGGCGGCAACAATGCGTGACCTCCTGGAAAAATTCTGGCAAACCCAAGGGGCCGTTAGGGGTGTGATGCATTGTTGGGGTGGGACTCCTGAAGAAACTCAGTGGTTCTTAGACTTAGGCTTTTACATCAGTTTTAGTGGGACTGTCACCTTCAAAAATGCCCACGGAATTAAAGCCGCCGCCCAAATAGTTCCTGTGGATCGTTTGCTGATTGAAACCGATTGCCCCTTCTTAGCCCCTGTCCCCAAACGAGGGGAAAAACGCAACGAACCCAGTTATGTCCAATATGTCGCCCAACACGTTTCGGAGTTACGGAATATCTCGGTGATGGATTTGGGGCAACAAACAACTCAGAATGCGGCAAAACTCTTTGGCCTGGCCATTAGAGAGCAAATTTACGTTTAG
- a CDS encoding glycosyltransferase family 4 protein has protein sequence MSQSTTFILLTTDFKPLVGGISEYLHQLFQEIAEYYPVEVWTTVEALPDQRSAYLRQRLPYLRELMSEQERERFQNLNSGQYIYLLKKYNAQQLQSILKKENLAKIEIFIGVWNLIASCWCQTLRQVGLRYSIFAYGNELISPQYLSVDHWRRADFQQAKAIYACSQGTAQLVTQVMQTEIPINVVNPGINPDLVLQNFSTAISSWQPQLNIKTHRNQLTLLTVARLVPHKGIDLVLASMETLIAEFPNLGYWIVGNGPDQHRLQHLCQVYSLEDYVYFLGEVDELAKQTLYKACDIFIMPSHSHKHQEWEGFGIVFLEAALAGKPCIGSNQGGISDAIVDNVTGFLIEAENVEAISQAIRCLLLNPNLRAEFGRQGLARVRETFTWKTIAQKLIHLHQIEVS, from the coding sequence GTGTCACAATCAACAACATTTATCCTCTTGACCACAGATTTCAAGCCTCTAGTTGGTGGAATTTCCGAGTATCTCCATCAACTTTTTCAAGAAATAGCTGAGTATTATCCTGTTGAAGTTTGGACAACTGTTGAGGCCCTACCTGATCAACGCTCAGCTTATCTACGTCAGCGACTGCCATATCTGCGGGAATTAATGTCGGAGCAAGAGCGAGAAAGATTCCAAAATCTTAATTCTGGTCAATATATTTATCTATTAAAAAAGTACAATGCTCAACAATTGCAGTCAATTCTTAAAAAGGAAAATTTAGCAAAAATTGAAATATTTATTGGTGTTTGGAATCTTATTGCATCTTGTTGGTGTCAGACTTTACGTCAAGTTGGCCTGCGTTACTCGATCTTTGCCTATGGCAATGAGTTAATCTCTCCTCAGTATCTAAGTGTAGATCACTGGCGTAGGGCAGATTTTCAACAGGCAAAGGCAATTTATGCTTGTAGTCAGGGAACTGCCCAGTTAGTTACTCAAGTGATGCAAACAGAAATTCCTATAAATGTAGTTAATCCGGGTATTAACCCTGATCTGGTTCTACAAAATTTCTCGACAGCTATCTCTTCCTGGCAGCCTCAACTTAATATCAAAACTCATCGTAATCAACTAACTCTGCTAACTGTAGCTCGCCTGGTTCCCCATAAAGGTATAGATTTAGTTTTAGCAAGTATGGAAACCTTGATAGCTGAGTTTCCTAATCTTGGCTATTGGATTGTAGGCAATGGCCCAGATCAGCATCGCTTGCAACATTTGTGTCAAGTCTATTCCCTAGAAGATTACGTCTATTTTCTAGGAGAGGTAGATGAACTAGCAAAGCAGACTCTTTACAAAGCTTGTGATATTTTTATTATGCCTAGCCACAGCCATAAGCATCAAGAATGGGAAGGATTTGGGATTGTTTTTTTAGAAGCAGCATTAGCTGGGAAACCATGTATTGGGAGTAATCAGGGAGGTATTTCCGACGCAATTGTGGATAATGTGACGGGATTTTTAATTGAGGCTGAAAATGTTGAAGCCATCAGCCAAGCAATCCGCTGTCTCTTACTCAATCCAAATTTAAGGGCTGAATTTGGCCGTCAAGGATTGGCTCGGGTTAGAGAAACTTTTACATGGAAAACCATAGCCCAAAAACTTATACATCTACATCAAATAGAGGTAAGTTAG
- a CDS encoding NUDIX domain-containing protein, giving the protein MTAPANAPRTQPPATHFPTSDKAEFTVGVDNVVFAVDSQKNRLLVLLSQRQQAPYQGWYGLPGTLVRAGEGLEAAAYRVLAEKLALRTLYLEQLYTFDGLGKRQPFARSQAEGGLINSAKTSESVRAGIRYLSVSYFALIPYGAAALMVSAEAGGAWFPVHEVPPLAFDHADILAYGHRRLKNKLEYSPVAFDVLPAKFTLNEVYQFYSTVLGENFADYSNFRSRLLKLGILQDTGEKVIRAAGRPASLYRFDPIAFAPLQDTPLVFV; this is encoded by the coding sequence CTGACAGCCCCAGCCAACGCGCCCAGGACTCAACCTCCAGCAACCCATTTCCCCACGAGTGACAAAGCTGAATTTACAGTTGGGGTCGATAATGTGGTTTTTGCGGTGGATAGTCAGAAGAATCGGCTCTTAGTTCTCCTCAGTCAACGGCAGCAAGCTCCTTATCAAGGGTGGTATGGTTTACCGGGAACCTTGGTCCGGGCAGGGGAGGGTCTGGAAGCGGCGGCCTATCGGGTCTTGGCGGAGAAGCTTGCCTTAAGAACTCTTTATTTGGAGCAGCTTTATACCTTTGATGGCCTGGGGAAACGCCAGCCTTTTGCCCGATCCCAGGCCGAGGGTGGACTGATCAACTCAGCCAAAACCTCAGAGAGCGTTCGCGCTGGAATTCGCTATCTTTCTGTCAGTTACTTTGCCTTGATTCCCTATGGGGCAGCCGCCTTAATGGTTTCAGCAGAAGCGGGTGGGGCCTGGTTTCCAGTCCATGAAGTCCCTCCCTTGGCCTTTGATCATGCGGATATTCTCGCCTATGGGCATCGTCGCCTGAAAAATAAGCTGGAGTATAGCCCGGTTGCCTTTGATGTGCTCCCCGCAAAATTTACCCTGAATGAGGTCTATCAGTTCTACAGCACTGTACTGGGGGAAAACTTTGCTGACTATTCTAACTTTCGCAGTCGTTTACTTAAACTCGGAATTCTTCAAGATACTGGAGAAAAAGTCATTCGGGCTGCGGGTCGGCCAGCCAGTTTATATCGGTTTGACCCCATCGCCTTTGCCCCGCTCCAAGATACACCTTTAGTTTTTGTCTAG